In Betaproteobacteria bacterium, a single window of DNA contains:
- a CDS encoding DUF2341 domain-containing protein translates to MTGNLPAAASRSRPNLGAFLTLLATLLALLGAAEPAWGWWNGEWAYRKKIVVDASAAGVALPGSPVALVAIPLRLTLANFSFADARPDGADVRFVAGDDATPLKFHIEKFSGPEEMAVVWVLLPALGSRPESIWMYHGNPKASPGSDAGGTYDPATAGVFHFSVDETLPRDSSAYGNHASASTARSGEPGVIGSAVSFDSKSAVVIPAAPSTAWAQEHGFTASLWLRSVSDQQGAVFTQGPFEIALEGKSIVARWKRPDGTVVALPGKATVETGTWHHVAVVVTTQRTAIYRDGKLEAELPEGLPGVQGDIVLGAHGDRPGFAGALDELRVDGLARPAEWIALAAQQFADSRLATVIAEEAGTAGSYVEVLRVLIRSVSLDGWVIIGCIVVLGTVAGGATVSKQVELARAAAADRAFLERFRSAASLRDLAGVQGEEPDAGAFDGSLVYAMYSNGVAALDRLEQRSGPDHGRLLKPHELQMLKSAVDQSLVEAVNGMNRGMVRLTLAISGAPFLGLLGTVVGIMITFGTIALVGDVNVNTIAPGVAAALTTTVAGLVVAIPVMFAYNHLGTKIREMTLALQVFAEGLVARLAADFED, encoded by the coding sequence GTGACTGGCAATCTCCCGGCAGCGGCCTCGCGTTCGCGCCCGAATCTCGGAGCGTTTCTCACGCTGCTTGCAACGCTCCTGGCACTGCTCGGCGCCGCGGAGCCGGCATGGGGCTGGTGGAACGGCGAGTGGGCCTATCGCAAGAAGATCGTGGTCGATGCCTCTGCCGCTGGAGTGGCGCTGCCGGGTTCTCCGGTCGCCCTCGTTGCGATACCCCTCAGGCTCACGCTTGCGAATTTCAGTTTTGCCGATGCGCGTCCGGACGGAGCCGACGTTCGATTCGTGGCGGGCGACGATGCCACGCCTCTGAAGTTCCATATCGAGAAGTTCAGCGGTCCGGAGGAAATGGCCGTCGTCTGGGTGCTGCTTCCCGCCCTCGGATCCAGGCCGGAATCGATCTGGATGTATCACGGCAATCCCAAGGCCTCGCCCGGATCCGATGCGGGCGGCACCTACGATCCGGCCACTGCGGGCGTGTTCCACTTTTCCGTGGACGAGACCCTGCCCCGGGACTCGAGCGCCTATGGCAACCACGCTTCCGCGAGCACGGCACGCTCCGGCGAGCCCGGTGTCATCGGGAGCGCCGTTTCGTTCGATTCCAAGTCCGCCGTCGTGATTCCCGCAGCCCCGTCCACTGCCTGGGCGCAGGAGCACGGATTCACCGCGAGCCTGTGGCTGCGCAGCGTCTCGGATCAGCAGGGTGCCGTGTTCACCCAGGGACCTTTCGAGATCGCGCTCGAAGGAAAGAGCATCGTCGCGCGGTGGAAGCGCCCGGACGGAACGGTCGTCGCCCTGCCCGGGAAGGCAACCGTCGAAACGGGCACCTGGCACCACGTTGCCGTCGTCGTCACCACGCAACGGACGGCAATCTATCGCGATGGAAAGCTGGAGGCCGAACTCCCCGAAGGACTTCCGGGAGTGCAGGGCGACATCGTGCTCGGCGCCCATGGCGACCGGCCGGGGTTCGCGGGAGCGCTCGACGAGTTGCGCGTAGACGGTCTGGCGCGCCCCGCCGAGTGGATTGCGCTCGCCGCGCAGCAGTTCGCCGACAGCCGCCTCGCCACCGTGATCGCGGAAGAAGCAGGGACGGCCGGCTCGTACGTGGAGGTTCTCCGGGTGCTGATCCGGTCGGTGAGCCTGGACGGATGGGTGATCATCGGCTGCATCGTCGTTCTCGGCACCGTCGCGGGAGGCGCCACCGTCTCCAAGCAAGTCGAGCTCGCGCGCGCGGCCGCGGCGGACCGTGCATTCCTCGAACGGTTCCGGTCCGCCGCGAGCCTGCGCGACCTGGCCGGCGTCCAGGGCGAGGAACCGGACGCGGGCGCCTTCGACGGTTCCCTCGTCTACGCGATGTACTCGAACGGCGTGGCAGCGCTGGACCGCCTCGAGCAGCGGTCCGGCCCCGACCATGGGCGTCTGCTCAAGCCGCACGAGCTGCAGATGCTGAAATCCGCCGTGGATCAGTCGCTGGTGGAAGCCGTCAACGGGATGAATCGCGGCATGGTCCGGCTCACGCTGGCCATCAGCGGAGCGCCGTTCCTCGGGCTCCTTGGCACGGTCGTCGGCATCATGATCACCTTCGGCACCATCGCACTCGTGGGCGACGTCAACGTGAACACCATCGCGCCCGGCGTGGCCGCCGCGCTCACGACCACCGTGGCGGGTCTCGTGGTGGCGATCCCGGTCATGTTCGCCTACAACCACCTGGGCACGAAGATCCGCGAGATGACGCTGGCCTTGCAGGTCTTCGCAGAGGGTCTGGTGGCCCGGCTTGCCGCCGACTTCGAGGACTGA
- a CDS encoding energy transducer TonB, translating into MRMNSPAFWTRAYWLGAATLVASGAVAFKHVVDSPGAAWHRDAMRITLLAPPAPAPAIPPVPVPETHVEVPPRPVPQEDFAVPEIAAVPPAAHLGSPDAGSAAEGLGMEGDTSPGQDSFGLVGRQPGVTDPNARGSSTGVRGLGGGAGTATIVDPQALERYVIALSKRLSRDQVYPRRAQQDGREGTALVEVLVSADAKIVQVALARSSGVSALDDEALAKLRRLRSLPEPPEEVIGRNFTVIVPIEFKLQ; encoded by the coding sequence ATGAGGATGAACTCGCCGGCCTTCTGGACACGGGCCTACTGGCTGGGTGCCGCGACGCTCGTGGCATCGGGGGCCGTCGCGTTCAAGCACGTGGTCGACTCGCCCGGGGCCGCCTGGCATCGGGACGCGATGCGGATCACCTTGCTCGCACCTCCCGCGCCTGCGCCGGCGATTCCCCCCGTGCCGGTGCCGGAGACCCATGTGGAAGTCCCGCCGCGTCCTGTTCCTCAGGAGGATTTCGCCGTTCCGGAGATTGCCGCTGTGCCTCCCGCCGCCCACCTCGGGTCGCCGGATGCCGGCTCTGCTGCAGAAGGCCTGGGAATGGAGGGCGACACGAGCCCGGGCCAGGACTCGTTCGGCCTCGTCGGCCGGCAGCCTGGTGTCACCGATCCCAATGCGCGCGGTTCTTCGACAGGCGTTCGCGGGCTCGGGGGCGGTGCAGGGACGGCGACGATCGTCGATCCGCAGGCGCTGGAGCGCTACGTGATCGCCCTGTCGAAGCGGTTGAGCCGGGACCAGGTCTATCCCCGGCGCGCGCAGCAGGACGGGCGCGAAGGAACGGCGCTCGTCGAAGTACTCGTGTCCGCGGACGCGAAGATCGTGCAGGTGGCATTGGCGCGGTCCAGCGGCGTCTCCGCGCTCGATGACGAAGCCCTCGCGAAGCTGCGCCGGCTGCGTTCGTTGCCGGAGCCGCCCGAGGAAGTGATCGGGCGCAATTTCACCGTGATCGTACCCATCGAGTTCAAACTACAGTGA
- a CDS encoding intradiol ring-cleavage dioxygenase: MEAVDRVNEGAGIRDPQRRRWVATGCGIAAVLACAPALAALPLTPSQMRGPFYPATLPLDRDNDLVTMAGRPGVAHGTILDIAGHVVDAAGKPIDGVRLEIWQVNGHGRYHHPDDDSDLPVDPNFQGFGSTVSDAGGAYRFRTVRPLPYPGRAPHVHFAVKVPGQQTFYTQMYLRGAPENATDFLLNGIEDRRARQLLVVRLEPSPNPGSALLGRFDIVLGITPANGKP; this comes from the coding sequence GTGGAAGCAGTCGACAGGGTGAACGAGGGCGCGGGCATTCGGGACCCGCAGAGGCGGCGATGGGTGGCAACGGGCTGCGGCATCGCAGCCGTCCTGGCTTGCGCGCCGGCTCTGGCGGCGCTCCCCCTTACTCCCTCGCAGATGCGCGGCCCCTTCTACCCGGCGACCCTGCCGCTGGACCGCGACAATGATCTCGTGACCATGGCAGGGCGCCCGGGTGTCGCGCACGGAACCATTCTGGATATTGCCGGACACGTCGTGGATGCCGCCGGAAAGCCCATCGACGGGGTGCGGCTGGAAATCTGGCAGGTCAACGGCCACGGCCGGTATCACCATCCCGACGACGATTCGGATCTGCCTGTGGACCCGAATTTCCAGGGATTCGGCAGCACGGTTTCGGACGCTGGCGGCGCTTATCGCTTCCGCACCGTCCGGCCTCTGCCGTACCCCGGGCGTGCTCCCCACGTTCATTTCGCGGTAAAGGTTCCGGGGCAACAGACGTTCTATACCCAGATGTATCTGCGCGGCGCTCCGGAGAACGCGACGGACTTCCTGCTGAACGGCATCGAGGACCGGCGGGCGAGGCAGTTGCTCGTCGTCCGGCTGGAGCCGTCTCCGAATCCCGGCAGCGCCCTCCTGGGCCGATTCGACATCGTCCTGGGGATCACCCCCGCCAACGGAAAACCTTGA
- a CDS encoding DUF465 domain-containing protein, which yields MDGEPEAFEAILHRLEALRMEHRDLDQAIARLGETPLHDELQLKRLKRRKLLLKDQMSWLERQLDPDTPA from the coding sequence ATGGATGGCGAACCGGAAGCCTTCGAAGCGATCCTGCACCGCCTGGAGGCGCTGCGCATGGAACACCGCGATCTGGATCAGGCCATCGCGCGTCTGGGGGAAACCCCGTTGCACGACGAACTGCAGTTGAAGCGGCTGAAGCGCCGCAAGCTGCTGCTCAAGGACCAGATGTCGTGGCTGGAGCGGCAGCTCGACCCCGACACGCCGGCCTGA
- a CDS encoding PQQ-dependent sugar dehydrogenase, producing the protein MRHFLCLSMTFAALILPRAHAQNLALELVAEGLTAPVHVEDATDGSGRLFVVQQDGVVRTIGRAGRLEAEPFLDLRSRLRPLEQGFEERGLLGFVLHPDFRHNGRVYATYSAPLRAGAPAHWNYTRRVSEFTAAPGDLSRIDAGTERVLLELDWPSRKHNGGGLAFGPDGHLYVGMGDGGVSHGVGKKVIWEAFEVPAPALAWDGLAQDRQSLFGKILRIDVNHGFPGYAIPETNPLGGRTGRAEIWAWGFRNPYRIAFDRSGDGSFFVTAIAETLWEAAYQVREPGNYGWPLMEATHCVDRLQPRRPPEQCPDHDANGAPLRMPVVEYPNMQASHPDTKLGIKGGGTAITGVRMYRGDAIPALKGRLVFTDWSASFKEPSGQVFVADPPAAGALWKYEKVLAVNSRIVGVAEDGAGELFVLTNETFGPYGTTGKVFRLVSRP; encoded by the coding sequence ATGAGACATTTCCTCTGTCTGTCGATGACGTTCGCCGCATTGATCTTGCCACGTGCACATGCACAGAATCTGGCGCTGGAACTGGTGGCGGAGGGTTTGACCGCACCAGTCCACGTCGAAGACGCGACCGACGGCAGCGGACGGCTGTTCGTGGTGCAGCAGGACGGTGTGGTCCGCACGATCGGGCGCGCTGGACGACTGGAGGCCGAACCGTTCCTGGACCTTCGTTCGCGGCTGCGGCCGCTCGAGCAAGGATTCGAGGAGCGCGGCCTGCTCGGATTCGTGCTCCATCCGGATTTCCGCCACAACGGCCGGGTCTACGCGACGTACTCGGCCCCGCTGCGTGCTGGCGCTCCGGCGCACTGGAACTACACGCGCCGCGTGTCCGAATTCACGGCCGCGCCGGGCGACCTGTCGCGCATCGATGCCGGAACGGAAAGGGTGCTTCTCGAACTGGACTGGCCCAGCAGGAAGCACAACGGCGGGGGGCTCGCCTTCGGCCCGGATGGGCATCTCTACGTGGGGATGGGCGACGGCGGTGTGTCCCACGGCGTGGGCAAGAAAGTCATCTGGGAAGCGTTCGAGGTGCCCGCCCCGGCGCTCGCCTGGGACGGGCTGGCCCAGGATCGTCAATCCCTGTTCGGCAAGATCCTGCGCATCGACGTGAACCACGGATTTCCCGGCTATGCCATTCCCGAGACCAATCCCCTGGGCGGCCGGACAGGTCGCGCCGAGATCTGGGCCTGGGGATTCCGCAATCCGTACCGTATCGCGTTCGATCGCTCCGGCGATGGATCCTTCTTCGTGACGGCCATTGCGGAGACATTGTGGGAGGCGGCCTATCAGGTGCGGGAACCGGGCAACTACGGCTGGCCGCTCATGGAAGCGACGCACTGCGTGGACCGGTTGCAGCCGCGGCGGCCTCCGGAGCAATGTCCCGACCATGATGCCAACGGCGCTCCACTGCGCATGCCGGTAGTCGAGTACCCCAACATGCAGGCGTCGCACCCGGACACGAAGCTGGGCATCAAGGGAGGCGGCACCGCGATCACGGGCGTGCGGATGTACCGCGGCGATGCCATTCCCGCCCTCAAGGGCCGCCTGGTCTTCACCGACTGGAGTGCGTCGTTCAAGGAACCGTCCGGGCAGGTCTTCGTGGCCGATCCCCCGGCCGCGGGGGCGCTGTGGAAGTACGAGAAGGTGCTGGCGGTGAACAGCCGGATCGTGGGAGTGGCCGAGGACGGAGCCGGGGAACTGTTCGTCCTCACAAATGAGACCTTCGGGCCCTACGGCACGACGGGAAAAGTGTTCCGGCTGGTGTCCAGACCCTGA
- a CDS encoding VWA domain-containing protein, with protein MLTFTNHWAAIALFLLPLVMWAGRHRMHGNVPVFGPSQRILRVLALTALVAAIMQPQWWRSVSRSTTAVVVDVSRSMAGRGVAAAEHWMKSSDVRAGAGGARIVVFASGPTVLGEDESPIAFGAAGRDIVADPGTTDIERALDASRTILPADSCRNVVLFSDGNETVGQAWRAADRLRREGVVLHTQAVEPGAARPLRILGVSLPPGPRKNESMPMVVRVHSATAGSAVLELSLNGGPASGLPATLQPGLNEWTVPVTIARQGANELSIGVVSSRGTDGGSDRWVEAFTAGPGVRVLLEGRDPREMMSIAVALRQHGIQVRTRSPADDALPDRLGEVADVVVLVDSGDPVVPPAMFGRLETFVRDGGGLVFVAGENSNGEAAKSAVSLERILPVRFEARRRKRDMDLVMLVDRSFSMRGMPLEQAKSAILSVVDMLEPHHRFGVTAFDARPHEIVPLRPAGARADADDRVSRIVAGGRPTSTTPCGRCCGSCAIPGPAPGT; from the coding sequence ATGCTGACGTTCACGAATCACTGGGCGGCCATTGCGTTGTTTCTGCTGCCGCTGGTCATGTGGGCGGGACGGCACCGCATGCATGGGAACGTCCCTGTATTCGGGCCATCCCAGCGGATCCTCCGCGTGCTCGCGCTGACAGCTCTCGTGGCCGCGATCATGCAGCCGCAGTGGTGGCGCTCCGTGTCCCGCTCCACGACGGCCGTGGTGGTGGATGTTTCCCGCAGCATGGCCGGCCGCGGGGTCGCCGCGGCCGAACACTGGATGAAATCGTCGGACGTCCGCGCGGGTGCAGGCGGCGCGCGCATCGTCGTGTTCGCCAGCGGCCCGACCGTGCTCGGTGAGGACGAATCGCCGATCGCCTTCGGAGCGGCGGGTCGAGACATCGTTGCCGACCCCGGCACGACCGACATCGAACGTGCGCTCGACGCATCGCGAACGATCCTGCCTGCGGACAGCTGCCGCAACGTGGTTCTGTTCTCGGACGGCAACGAGACAGTCGGGCAAGCGTGGCGTGCGGCGGACCGGCTCCGGCGCGAAGGTGTCGTGCTCCATACGCAGGCCGTGGAACCGGGTGCCGCGAGACCGTTGCGGATCCTCGGTGTGTCGTTGCCACCCGGGCCGAGAAAGAACGAATCCATGCCGATGGTGGTCCGCGTGCATTCTGCAACGGCCGGTTCTGCAGTCCTGGAATTGTCCTTGAATGGCGGTCCGGCCAGCGGTCTGCCGGCAACGCTGCAACCTGGTCTCAACGAGTGGACTGTCCCGGTCACGATCGCCCGACAGGGTGCAAACGAACTGAGCATAGGCGTCGTTTCGTCACGGGGCACGGACGGCGGAAGCGATCGCTGGGTCGAGGCCTTCACAGCCGGGCCTGGGGTGAGAGTCCTGCTGGAAGGACGGGATCCCCGCGAGATGATGTCGATCGCGGTGGCGCTGAGGCAGCATGGCATCCAGGTCCGTACGCGGTCGCCCGCGGACGATGCGCTTCCTGACCGGCTTGGAGAAGTGGCCGACGTCGTGGTACTGGTCGATTCGGGCGATCCGGTTGTCCCGCCTGCGATGTTCGGCCGGCTGGAAACCTTCGTGCGTGACGGAGGAGGGTTGGTCTTCGTCGCGGGCGAAAACAGCAACGGCGAAGCGGCGAAGTCGGCGGTATCCCTGGAACGCATCCTCCCCGTCCGCTTCGAGGCAAGACGCCGCAAGCGCGACATGGATCTCGTGATGCTGGTCGACCGTTCGTTCAGCATGCGCGGCATGCCTCTCGAGCAGGCAAAGTCGGCCATTCTGTCTGTGGTGGACATGCTGGAGCCGCATCACCGGTTCGGCGTGACGGCCTTCGATGCGCGGCCGCACGAGATCGTCCCGTTGCGGCCGGCGGGCGCGCGTGCGGATGCCGACGACCGCGTGTCGAGAATCGTCGCAGGGGGCAGACCAACATCCACAACGCCCTGTGGCAGGTGCTGCGGCAGTTGCGCGATTCCAGGGCCCGCACCCGGCACGTGA